A stretch of Coccidioides posadasii str. Silveira chromosome 2, complete sequence DNA encodes these proteins:
- a CDS encoding uncharacterized protein (SECRETED:SignalP(1-27)~EggNog:ENOG410Q5KI~TransMembrane:1 (n10-22c27/28o106-127i)): MASTCSSVRAFVILLISVIILFELVTGQPVDPYFSGPGAATENRGSPASPLPSTTGRCDTSYFALFSFPGNRASFNKREDAAAHVHRIYARALESEHQGLSSREKLIIGLGAGIGGLCVLLSILVIARYQKSWYRAIPLRFTRKGTRRNLRSPPPENTFRRHHESMRSIGTPKTNLQVFYGPEGALYQTCPYHPGLPSPLTSYYQPVEVYRTLMRSTKQPRHPPSPVSQPALSPATQAAHHDSSPQHVQYLSEPPSPSDSAISPRTIPPRPRRAIYAPQPQCAGLSNNMRQSVGMGVCHPPPAKLRPLPLREYSGVNPPRYGFPT, translated from the exons ATGGCGTCCACATGCTCTTCGGTTAGAGCTTTCGTCATCCTTTTGATATCTGTCATTATATTGTTTGAGTTAGTCACCGGCCAACCAGTTGACCCGTATTTCTCTGGACCAGGAGCGGCCACTGAAAATCGGGGATCTCCTGCCTCCCCTTTGCCATCGACTACAGGGCGTTGTGATACATCCTACTTCGCTCTCTTCAGTTTCCCTGGCAACCGTGCTTCCTTCAACAAACGTGAAGATGCAGCTGCGCATGTGCACCGGATTTATGCCCGGGCTTTAGAGAGTGAGCATCAGGGCTTGTCAAGCCGCGAGAAGCTAATTATCGGCCTTGGTGCGGGAATTGGTGGATTGTGTG TTCTTCTGAGTATCCTGGTCATCGCCCGGTATCAAAAAAGTTGGTACCGGGCCATCCCATTGAGATTCACGCGCAAAGGTACCCGAAGGAATCTCAGAAGTCCACCGCCAGAAAATACCTTCAGACGACATCATGAATCGATGCGTTCCATAGGGACACCGAAAACCAACTTGCAGGTATTCTACGGCCCGGAAGGCGCCCTCTATCAGACCTGTCCGTACCACCCAGGCCTTCCAAGTCCTTTGACTTCCTACTACCAGCCAGTCGAGGTATATCGCACTCTCATGCGATCAACTAAACAGCCCCGCCATCCTCCCTCTCCTGTCTCTCAGCCCGCCTTAAGCCCCGCGACACAGGCCGCTCACCATGACTCTAGCCCTCAACATGTTCAGTATCTTTCTGAACCTCCTAGCCCCTCCGATTCTGCGATATCCCCCAGAACTATACCTCCGCGGCCTAGACGTGCGATATATGCCCCACAACCCCAGTGCGCGGGACTTTCCAACAATATGCGTCAAAGTGTAGGCATGGGAGTTTGCCACCCACCACCAGCGAAGTTGCGACCTCTCCCTCTAAGAGAATATTCTGGGGTCAACCCGCCCCGATACGGCTTCCCTACTTAG
- a CDS encoding uncharacterized protein (EggNog:ENOG410QDXW~COG:G~TransMembrane:12 (i56-79o91-112i124-141o153-174i186-204o210-231i313-336o356-381i402-422o434-455i467-485o497-518i)): MAPNHLDRSDLVPGTVHLVDVAGEAGNSKREKDIVLVPRPSADPEDPLNWSRRRKLLHMAMLFIYTLGVGIPTTLQYSVLADITRDTGITTAQLVNGTGLMFLFLGWGCLLWQPIAITYGRRGVYVLSCLFCVPMMVWTAYSKSYGEWYAHRIIMGLAASPIESLPEVSIPDIFFAHERGRWMGGYVLFLFGSNFIAPLIAGWFNDAYGWRWVMHFGAMISAVATVIIFFFMEETLYFRKTVEGEELDVSSSDGNSLNRESSKEKREVHAASTSENVESFPLARTYIQKLNLFVFLQGRPTIKQMLTMMYRPLLIILYFPCTSWAGFLYGINLSWYNVLNATASPVLSAAPYNWTAALVGSAYAAPIIGAIFACAWSGIVADKVAIYLARRNKGVREPEHRLWPLVVSGVVSTAGLIIWGVGASYGVHWVGLEFGLGMLAFGCITGGSIAISYNIDCFKELSGESMVSVIIIRNTLGFGFSYAITPWIEAQGLRNCFITVGMVSLATTATFLIMTVWGKKLRKFSRDKYWEYVSTSVAGTI; this comes from the coding sequence ATGGCGCCCAACCACCTCGATCGTTCGGACCTCGTCCCAGGGACAGTCCATCTGGTGGACGTCGCTGGAGAGGCAGGAAATTCGAAACGCGAAAAAGATATTGTTTTAGTTCCTCGACCGAGCGCAGACCCGGAAGATCCTCTGAATTGGAGTCGTCGTCGCAAATTATTACACATGGCCATGTTGTTCATCTATACCCTCGGCGTGGGTATTCCAACGACCTTACAATACAGTGTGCTCGCGGATATTACACGCGATACCGGTATAACTACTGCTCAATTGGTCAACGGTACCGGCCTCATGTTCTTATTTCTCGGATGGGGATGCCTGCTCTGGCAACCTATCGCAATTACGTACGGCCGTCGCGGCGTTTACGTCCTTTCATGTCTCTTCTGCGTTCCCATGATGGTCTGGACGGCATACTCCAAATCCTATGGAGAATGGTATGCGCATCGAATTATTATGGGTCTGGCCGCCTCGCCCATCGAATCTCTCCCAGAAGTGTCGATCCCCGACATATTCTTTGCTCACGAGCGTGGTAGGTGGATGGGCGGTTATGTGTTATTCTTGTTTGGATCGAACTTTATTGCTCCCCTTATCGCGGGTTGGTTCAACGACGCCTACGGGTGGCGATGGGTCATGCATTTCGGGGCAATGATCAGTGCAGTTGCCACAGttattatctttttcttcATGGAAGAAACGCTGTATTTTCGAAAGACCGTCGAAGGTGAAGAGTTAGACGTCTCATCAAGTGATGGGAATTCCCTTAATCGAGAAAGCTCGAAGGAGAAGCGAGAGGTCCACGCCGCATCCACCTCCGAAAACGTCGAATCATTCCCGCTTGCACGCACCTATATTCAGAAGTTAAACCTCTTCGTCTTTCTACAAGGACGACCAACCATCAAGCAAATGCTCACGATGATGTACCGGCCCTTGTTGATCATTCTCTATTTCCCTTGTACCTCGTGGGCAGGATTCCTTTACGGTATCAACCTGTCTTGGTACAATGTGCTAAACGCAACCGCCTCCCCCGTCCTCTCCGCAGCTCCGTACAACTGGACTGCGGCGCTTGTTGGTTCCGCCTATGCGGCACCTATCATTGGAGCTATCTTTGCCTGCGCTTGGTCCGGAATCGTCGCTGATAAGGTTGCGATCTATCTTGCTCGACGCAATAAGGGTGTTCGTGAACCAGAGCACCGCCTGTGGCCGCTTGTTGTCTCCGGTGTCGTATCCACTGCCGGTCTGATCATATGGGGCGTTGGCGCTTCGTATGGAGTACACTGGGTTGGTCTTGAGTTCGGCCTTGGCATGCTTGCGTTTGGCTGCATCACAGGAGGCTCTATCGCCATCTCCTACAACATCGACTGCTTTAAGGAACTCAGTGGTGAATCGATGGTGTCTGTAATTATCATTCGCAACACCCTCGGATTCGGGTTTAGCTATGCTATTACCCCTTGGATTGAGGCGCAGGGTCTCCGTAACTGCTTCATCACGGTGGGTATGGTTTCGCTCGCGACGACGGCTACTTTCTTAATTATGACAGTCTGGGGCAAGAAGCTGAGAAAATTCTCGAGGGACAAATACTGGGAATACGTCTCTACAAGCGTCGCTGGAACTATTTAA
- the COX10 gene encoding Protoheme IX farnesyltransferase, mitochondrial (EggNog:ENOG410PFA5~COG:H~TransMembrane:8 (i187-208o228-248i269-291o297-313i320-343o363-383i416-446o466-484i)~BUSCO:6621at33183), producing MSLRAIYLRPGATFEPATLCSECLFRCLSRPNATPRRMFTASRTLQNELSQTRALPRILRKAYFSSKAPITKDLLRSRILPWSKRTTSPAHRASLFDSAAPTSRGIASNTVANQKSESGLVGELPHRRRQRLKAETQHAQNDGQNISAETAIRPDASSRLSTLSSTLPKSSLRRKLASYLALTKPQLSFLVVLTATTGFGLYPMPTLLTLDPSIAPLPTLSTSTLTCLYLTVGTFLSSASANTLNMLFEPKYDAQMSRTRNRPLVRKLVTSRAAWLFAIGTATAGITALYFGTNPTVAALSAFNIALYAFVYTPMKRMSVLNTWVGAIVGGIPPLMGWAAAAGQTATTGHDTWRDLLLGPDSIGGWLLAGVLFAWQFPHFNALSHTIREEYKNAGYKMLAWTNPARNGRVALRYSILMFPLCAGLWWVGVVNKGFLIGGTLVNFWLTKEAYRFWKLQGAKGTARGLFWASVWHLPLLMAGTLVAKKGVWDGVWNRAMGIAGDEDEDEDFVETEDTHVSTHMSQPAKPLV from the coding sequence ATGAGCCTCCGGGCTATTTACCTGAGGCCTGGAGCCACGTTTGAGCCAGCGACCCTCTGCAGCGAATGTTTATTCCGCTGCCTATCCCGCCCCAATGCGACCCCTCGGCGGATGTTTACAGCGTCAAGAACGTTGCAGAATGAATTGTCGCAGACTCGAGCCTTGCCACGAATATTAAGGAAAGCATACTTTTCTTCCAAAGCCCCGATCACAAAAGACCTCCTCAGATCGAGAATCTTACCATGGTCGAAACGTACCACCTCTCCTGCACATCGAGCGTCGCTCTTTGATTCTGCCGCTCCGACATCGAGGGGAATAGCATCCAATACAGTCGCCAACCAGAAAAGCGAGTCTGGGCTAGTTGGTGAGCTACCCCATCGACGGAGACAGCGGTTAAAAGCTGAAACCCAACATGCGCAAAATGATGGACAAAACATCTCCGCGGAGACTGCCATACGACCAGACGCATCCTCACGCCTCTCGACTCTCTCATCGACACTACCTAAAAGCTCTTTGCGACGAAAGTTAGCATCGTATCTAGCTCTCACAAAGCCCCAGCTATCATTCCTCGTCGTCCTCACCGCTACTACCGGGTTTGGATTGTATCCCATGCCCACTCTCCTCACCCTCGATCCTTCCATCGCTCCGCTTCCCACCTTGTCCACGTCAACGTTGACATGTCTATACCTTACGGTGGGCACCTTTCTCTCCTCTGCGAGCGCCAATACTCTCAACATGCTTTTTGAGCCCAAGTATGACGCCCAAATGTCCCGTACACGCAATCGACCGCTTGTCCGCAAGCTCGTTACTTCCCGCGCTGCTTGGCTCTTTGCAATTGGCACTGCTACAGCTGGTATCACCGCTCTATATTTCGGCACAAACCCCACCGTTGCAGCTCTATCCGCTTTCAATATAGCATTGTACGCTTTCGTGTATACTCCCATGAAACGAATGTCGGTGCTCAATACTTGGGTTGGCGCAATTGTTGGCGGAATCCCCCCGTTAATGGGTTGGGCGGCTGCAGCGGGTCAAACGGCGACAACGGGACACGATACTTGGAGGGATCTTTTGTTGGGACCAGACAGTATCGGTGGGTGGCTTCTTGCTGGAGTTCTCTTCGCGTGGCAATTTCCCCATTTCAATGCCCTTTCCCACACGATTAGAGAAGAATACAAGAATGCTGGGTACAAGATGCTTGCGTGGACGAACCCGGCACGAAATGGCCGTGTTGCCCTCCGATATTCAATCCTCATGTTCCCTCTTTGCGCTGGGCTCTGGTGGGTCGGCGTCGTGAACAAAGGGTTTTTAATTGGTGGGACACTGGTTAATTTCTGGCTCACCAAGGAAGCATATAGATTCTGGAAATTGCAAGGTGCGAAAGGGACGGCACGAGGCTTGTTTTGGGCTAGCGTGTGGCACTTGCCCCTGCTGATGGCGGGGACATTAGTTGCAAAGAAGGGTGTATGGGATGGGGTTTGGAACAGAGCCATGGGAATTGCAGgtgatgaggatgaagacgAGGACTTCGTCGAAACCGAGGACACTCATGTCTCTACTCACATGAGCCAACCTGCAAAGCCTCTTGTTTGA
- the MED8 gene encoding mediator of RNA polymerase II transcription subunit 8 (EggNog:ENOG410PN6E~COG:K): MRTKLEPRVEEWVARGRNVARHNTASSQIRAQQGAAGEGETVRLSVDELLDLWHWAPIAANMEARRRDWGGDYTLEEKEMGVKNVITGLKRQLDEGDEEEEEEEEEEEEEEDMQGEEMEVVVGAHTKAGGGSGVEFDIARGSSHIPSKPVAPGMPLDDIFRFMMTGAPPRPR; encoded by the coding sequence ATGCGCACGAAACTAGAACCTCGCGTAGAAGAATGGGTCGCTAGAGGAAGAAACGTAGCCAGGCATAATACTGCTTCATCGCAAATCCGGGCGCAACAGGGGGCTGCGGGAGAAGGTGAGACTGTCCGCCTATCCGTGGATGAGTTACTTGATCTGTGGCACTGGGCCCCCATCGCAGCGAATATGGAGGCTCGACGGAGGGATTGGGGTGGCGACTATACGctggaagaaaaggaaatggGTGTGAAAAATGTTATTACGGGCCTGAAGAGACAACTTGATGAAGGtgacgaggaggaggaagaggaagaggaggaggaggaggaggaggaggatatGCAGGGCGAAGAGATGGAAGTGGTCGTGGGCGCACATACTAAGGCTGGTGGGGGTTCGGGCGTGGAATTTGATATTGCTAGAGGGAGCAGTCATATCCCTTCGAAACCTGTGGCGCCTGGTATGCCACTTGATGACATTTTTCGATTTATGATGACGGGTGCGCCGCCGAGGCCAAGATAA
- a CDS encoding uncharacterized protein (SECRETED:SignalP(1-23)~EggNog:ENOG410PS7J~COG:S~TransMembrane:1 (n10-19c23/24o222-248i)~BUSCO:9648at33183) codes for MFDPTMLYRLLALFYLFVLTALGLRVTPGSPCEEKCGPVTTNTTGADVVCRDYEYSRKPEGVVFQDCVKCELRSTFEHRRSYQSDLKWGLYNLRYAFSSCIYAFPVSKQSLSTPCQVTCDSLMDAVKYQLLNPVPQEAYDFCGMDSFSDDFVTKCALCYSLTDDEKLIGNFIEAIREGCHSKVPSGHEFIIDPDRIFNTTLLPPSTESIAPPGTEPKGKKNLVLVIVLPIVGFLLLCLVSCFCCFFYIRRRRRKARQSSHAGHLHERWNDTSIMTPVGGGLRQIWGETSPQMHPAQAYHYNPASHNGYYGGEQDIKYPPEVYQMGPVSSPPDDTKKAEFVTPTVPTLSAPPPGRKSLSTDQ; via the exons ATGTTCGACCCAACCATGCTTTACAGGCTTCTCGCCCTCTTCTACCTCTTTGTCCTCACCGCCCTCGGCCTCCGAGTAACCCCTGGTTCTCCGTGCGAAGAAAAATGTGGTCCGGTAACCACGAACACGACGGGCGCTGACGTTGTCTGCCGTGATTATGAGTATTCACGCAAACCGGAAGGAGTCGTTTTTCAAGACTGTGTTAAGTGCGAATTGCGCAGCACTTTCGAGCATAGAAGATCATACCAATCAGATTTGAAATGGGGATTGT ACAACCTCCGTTACGCATTCTCGAGTTGCATATATGCCTTCCCAGTATCCAAGCAGTCGTTGTCGACACCATGTCAAGTGACATGTGATTCATTGATGGATGCTGTCAAGTACCAGTTGCTGAATCCTGTTCCTCAGGAAGCCTATGATTTCTGCGGCATGGATAGTTTCTCAGACGATTTTGTGACGAAATGCGCTCTGTGTTACTCGCTCACCGATGACGAGAAGTTGATAGGAAACT TCATTGAAGCTATAAGAGAAGGCTGTCACTCCAAAGTACCATCGGGACACGAATTCATTATCGATCCTGATCGCATCTTTAATACTACCCTCCTTCCTCCGAGCACTGAATCCATTGCTCCTCCAGGCACTGAAcccaaagggaaaaaaaatctaGTCCTTGTGATTGTTCTCCCGATTGTCGGGTTCTTACTGCTTTGTCTGGTATCGTGCTTCTGctgcttcttttatatccGACGACGACGTCGGAAGGCCCGCCAAAGTAGCCATGCGGGCCACCTCCACGAAAGATGGAATGACACATCCATCATGACGCCTGTTGGAGGCGGGCTCCGACAGATCTGGGGTGAGACGTCGCCTCAGATGCATCCAGCCCAAGCTTATCATTATAATCCGGCATCTCACAACGGGTATTATGGCGGCGAACAAGATATCAAGTACCCACCCGAGGTGTATCAGATGGGCCCGGTCTCTTCTCCCCCGGATGATACCAAAAAAGCAGAATTCGTGACCCCCACAGTACCAACACTTTCGGCCCCTCCTCCGGGGCGCAAGTCGCTCTCTACTGATCAGTGA
- a CDS encoding uncharacterized protein (EggNog:ENOG410PNB2~COG:S), producing MEYPRNAPASRLPALPVAQADTSSALALPRQALQDARDGSMTSTNRVVKNQIVFRIKDSRKPTTRTRRLGTQDQSGTPAEPVFRPRRSHRKSRTGCGNCKRRRVKCDETKPHCQRCEAYGVSCDYTAVDNQLTLATACASNSRQIDASAFSMSVTDLGNRILEVLRSGSLSGVDPGPLPSFTAKNAPLALNHFVQTVGLIASMTDSSRKVVRGDMMRLAFRTPHLMHAILGVACTSMYQMSIHDKSHKVAEAYHWEVAIRLYKKEIQNPVGAHNMDALMSTCMMMGVLSFCEKEYNPLDSWVFSSRPTDLNWLLVQGGLRYLIQSAVPWIRQSIWWDFFMESDDENKTFDDHRPGRVGLDPQLADLCEIGETTTEDDNPYHWPLRMLSPLLNLPMIREHFSKFCTFMGRLLPPYTNLLHRKEPRACLILAIWMAKMCEQKEWWIYPRMHAECTALCMFLEHSDDPRILKLLEYPASACGYVLKHQREDELLESSLQLLEQTLME from the exons ATGGAATATCCTCGTAATGCCCCTGCATCCCGCCTGCCAGCTCTGCCAGTCGCACAGGCAGATACCTCTTCCGCATTGGCATTGCCTCGCCAAGCTCTACAAGACGCAAGGGATGGCTCGATGACCAGCACCAATCGAGTTGTTAAGAATCAAATTGTTTTTCGGATTAAAGATTCTCGTAAGCCAACGACAAGGACACGGCGCCTCGGGACGCAGGACCAAAGCGGCACCCCGGCAGAACCCGTTTTCCGCCCCCGCAGGTCACATCGCAAATCTCGAACAGGATGCGGAAACTGCAAAAGACGGAGAGTCAAG TGTGACGAAACGAAGCCTCACTGTCAAAGGTGTGAAGCTTATGGTGTATCTTGCGACTATACAGCCGTAGACAACCAATTAACGCTTGCAACCGCATGTGCATCTAATTCTCGCCAAATCGACGCGTCGGCTTTCTCTATGTCTGTGACGGATCTCGGCAATAGGATATTGGAGGTGCTTCGCTCAGGCTCGTTATCAGGCGTTGACCCCGGACCACTGCCATCATTCACAGCGAAAAATGCACCGTTAGCGTTGAATCATTTTGTACAGACAGTGGGCCTGATAGCATCCATGACGGATTCGTCGAGGAAGGTAGTTAGGGGGGATATGATGCGGTTGGCATTTCGT ACACCACATCTTATGCATGCTATTTTAGGTGTAGCCTGCACATCCATGTATCAGATGTCGATACATGATAAATCACACAAGGTTGCGGAAGCGTATCACTGGGAAGTCGCCATCAGATTATACAAAAAGGAAATCCAGAATCCAGTTGGAGCACACAACATGGACGCACTCATGTCAACTTGCATGATGATGGGGGTTTTATCCTTTTGCGAAAAAGAATACAACCCCCTTGATTCTTGGGTCTTCTCGTCACGCCCGACGGACCTCAATTGGCTTTTAGTTCAAGGCGGCCTTCGATATCTCATCCAATCTGCCGTGCCATGGATTCGGCAGAGTATTTGGTGGGATTTTTTCATGGAGTCCGATGACGAAAACAAAACGTTCGACGACCATCGCCCTGGTCGTGTTGGCCTAGACCCACAACTCGCAGATCTGTGTGAAATTGGAGAAACGACTACGGAGGATGATAACCCATACCACTGGCCCTTGAGAATGCTCAGTCCGCTGCTCAACCTACCGATGATTCGCGAACATTTTAGCAAATTCTGCACTTTTATGGGCAGACTCCTACCGCCATACACCAATCTCTTGCATCGAAAGGAACCGAGAGCGTGTCTCATTCTGGCGATTTGGATGGCTAAGATGTGCGAGCAGAAGGAGTGGTGGATATACCCACGAATGCACGCCGAGTGCACAGCTCTCTGCATGTTCTTGGAGCATAGTGATGACCCACGGATCTTGAAACTGCTCGAATACCCGGCGTCTGCATGTGGATATGTTCTCAAACATCAGCGAGAGGACGAACTACTTGAGTCTAGCCTGCAATTGCTAGAGCAAACCTTGATGGAATGA
- a CDS encoding uncharacterized protein (EggNog:ENOG410PJ42~COG:S~TransMembrane:7 (i58-78o98-116i128-146o152-169i181-202o208-227i239-260o)~BUSCO:11847at33183), with amino-acid sequence MESVQQSIQSLILDPLQPYLQPITTSLPDPVSNALISLLGDKCYTSLILAVDITKDPACLPLAISKALGLAIVAFSAIVKVPQILKLLSSRSSAGVSFTSYALETTSLLITLAYNARQKFPFSTYGEAALIAVQDVVVGVLVLVFSGQAASAGAFLAAVGGVIYALLFSGETIVDNSMMGYLQAGAGVLGVASKVPQIWTVWSQGGTGQLSAFAVFNYLLGSLSRIFTTLQEVDDKLILYGFIAGFSLNLILAMQMVYYWKSPTVASEKQSEKARPVQRMEEVKIPVAKSTGISPSPSGKGPSTRRRG; translated from the exons ATGGAGTCAGTTCAGCAATCCATCCAGTCCCTTATTCTggatcctcttcagcctTATCTCCAGCCCATCACGACGTCTCTTCCCGATCCAGTTAGCAACGCCCTCATCTCCCTCCTCGGCGACAAATGTTATACCTCCCTAATCCTCGCCGTTGACATCACAAAAGACCCGGCCTGTCTCCCACTTGCGATCTCCAAAGCCTTAGGTCTTGCGATCGTTGCATTCAGCGCAATCGTCAAAGTTCCTCAGATCCTTAAACTGCTCTCGTCACGATCGTCTGCAGGCGTTTCTTTCACTTCGTACGCACTCGAAACCACCAGTTTGCTCATCACCCTTGCGTATAATGCACGCCAAAAATTTCCATTTAGCACCTATGGCGAAGCAGCGTTGATTGCAGTACAAGATGTTGTGGTTGGGGTTTTGGTCTTGGTTTTCTCCGGGCAGGCTGCAAGCGCTGGCGCCTTTTTAGCAGCCGTAGGCGGAGTCATCTATGCGCTTTTGTTTAGCGGAGAGACTATTGTGGATAATAGCATGATGGGATATTTGCAAGCCGGCGCCGGTGTCCTGGGTGTGGCCAGCAAAGTACCTCAGATTTGGACCGTGTGGTCTCAAGGTGGTACAGGTCAATTGAGCGCCTTTGCG GTGTTCAATTACCTCCTTGGGTCCCTCTCGCGCATCTTTACAACTCTGCAGGAGGTCGATGATAAGCTCATTCTCTATGGCTTCATCGCAGGATTTTCTCTCAATCTCATCCTCGCTATGCAAATGGTTTACTACTGGAAATCTCCCACCGTCGCTTCGGAGAAACAGTCGGAGAAGGCTCGTCCAGTACAACGAATGGAAGAGGTGAAAATCCCCGTTGCAAAGAGCACTGGCATCTCTCCCAGTCCCTCTGGAAAAGGCCCAAGTACAAGGCGACGGGGATGA
- a CDS encoding uncharacterized protein (EggNog:ENOG410PN6B~COG:S~BUSCO:4406at33183), with translation MGTQMNDEPRGILRLSNELLKEILDHLSRDPDRCISVDHRASLSIESFKKPGPPEPPSLDVRSDIDRFREVCRRFADVGAAHKFNRVVVRFSTSAFQRLDKLSSAPHLARHAKSFTYIIRSFYVEGRDNIPQLLLTANSSKIRIDDHLRRIEEQRKLVRSGEDLASLKRAMKVFTTLQHVKILRVQDEVERDLRQFIERHDNPLDPLVVLDWNPACIRAVQTIGTAILESGSPINRFSGPQISPQAALYLRFAPAEQMSILAGKITCLEIHFDAMRYVNAEMRELSDVFHTLFLAARNMEAVHLGFPSRLPLDLSLEDIFHNVYWPRLRAFGIQAWRLDSDEIINFARRHRKTLRGLRLRDVLLKEGSMWKDVLSMLHDEMEQLEWVSLRRIDYSNAFDEKWATSADISDIQSFPNSDSEEEDIFDGYDGQNGHVDDNMSIGEESDGMSDHNGDDGPRANQIELAPDTTINAPVLQLPPFTNQWEFLSTVSADELDDNGLNVEYRQRKIWEAWVISKARNK, from the exons AT GGGCACGCAGATGAACGACGAACCACGTGGCATTCTGAGACTCTCCAACGAGCTTCTCAAGGAGATTCTCGACCACCTTTCTCGGGATCCTGACAGGTGTATCAGCGTGGACCATCGCGCATCTCTGTCCATTGAGAGTTTCAAGAAGCCAGGCCCGCCAGAACCCCCGTCCCTTGATGTTCGCAGTGACATCGACCGGTTTAGGGAGGTATGCAGGAGGTTTGCAGACGTTGGAGCCGCCCATAAGTTCAATCGCGTAGTGGTACGATTCTCTACGTCTGCATTTCAAAGGCTAGACAAGCTTTCTAGCGCTCCCCATCTGGCTCGGCATGCGAAGAGCTTTACATACATCATTCGGTCCTTTTACGTGGAAG GACGCGACAATATACCCCAACTGCTGCTAACCGCCAATTCCAGCAAGATCAGAATTGATGATCATCTTCGTAGGATAGAAGAGCAGAGGAAGCTGGTTAGATCGGGCGAAGATCTCGCTTCGTTAAAACGTGCCATGAAGGTATTCACGACGCTTCAACATGTCAAGATCCTGAGAGTGCAAGATGAAGTGGAGCGTGATTTGCGGCAGTTTATTGAAAGGCATGATAATCCTCTGGACCCTTTGGTTGTGCTGGATTGGAACCCGGCTTGCATTCGCGCAGTCCAGACGATCGGTACCGCTATTTTAGAATCCGGGTCCCCCATCAACCGTTTCTCCGGTCCACAGATAAGCCCGCAAGCCGCCCTTTATTTAAGGTTTGCTCCTGCTGAGCAGATGTCGATTCTCGCGGGGAAAATAACGTGCCTTGAGATACACTTCGACGCAATGAGGTACGTAAACGCGGAAATGAGAGAGCTGTCCGATGTCTTCCACACCCTTTTCCTTGCGGCAAGGAATATGGAGGCTGTTCACCTGGGATTTCCATCTCGTCTACCCCTCGATTTATCTCTAGAGGACATATTCCATAATGTTTACTGGCCACGGCTCCGAGCCTTTGGAATCCAAGCGTGGCGACTGGATTCTGATGAGATTATCAATTTCGCCCGTCGTCACCGCAAGACACTACGCGGTCTCCGGCTTCGCGATGTTTTGTTAAAAGAAGGTAGCATGTGGAAAGACGTACTCTCCATGTTGCATGATGAGATGGAGCAACTCGAATGGGTCAGTCTTCGACGAATAGACTACTCGAACGCCTTCGACGAAAAATGGGCCACAAGCGCAGATATCTCCGATATTCAATCCTTCCCGAACTCAGATAGTGAAGAGGAAGATATTTTCGACGGATACGATGGACAGAATGGGCATGTAGACGACAATATGAGCATTGGGGAGGAGTCCGATGGAATGAGCGACCACAACGGCGATGATGGTCCGCGAGCAAATCAAATTGAGCTGGCTCCCGACACAACCATTAATGCGCCAGTCCTGCAGCTACCGCCGTTCACAAACCAATGGGAATTCTTATCTACCGTATCGGCTGACGAACTTGATGACAATGGGCTGAATGTGGAGTATAGACAGCGAAAGATCTGGGAGGCTTGGGTTATTTCAAAAGCGAGGAACAAATGA